Proteins encoded by one window of Candidatus Pelagibacter giovannonii:
- the sdhD gene encoding succinate dehydrogenase, hydrophobic membrane anchor protein — protein sequence MNFVTKKWVFMKISSAILVPLMIWFILNLVSIFDKDYIEIVNFFTTQPSKILVSLTLVFAYFFSALSISEVFEDYIQDEKIKNAANKMLNIFAIIVPIITITIIFNLS from the coding sequence ATGAACTTTGTTACAAAAAAATGGGTGTTCATGAAAATTAGCTCAGCAATTCTAGTGCCCCTAATGATTTGGTTTATCTTAAATCTAGTTTCAATTTTTGATAAAGATTATATTGAGATTGTTAATTTTTTTACTACTCAACCATCTAAAATTTTAGTTTCTTTAACACTAGTATTTGCTTACTTTTTCTCAGCTTTAAGCATTAGTGAGGTATTTGAAGACTATATTCAGGATGAAAAAATCAAAAATGCCGCAAACAAAATGCTCAATATTTTTGCTATAATAGTGCCAATAATCACAATTACTATAATATTTAATTTAAGCTAA
- the sdhA gene encoding succinate dehydrogenase flavoprotein subunit — MSSYKIIDHEYDVVVLGAGGSGLRAAVGLSEAGLKTACISKVFPTRSHTSAAQGGISASLGNMGEDDWRWHMYDTVKGADWLGDQDSIEYLCKEAPAAVIELEKYGVPFSRTDDGKIYQRPFGGMTKNYGNGIVQRTCAAADRTGHAILHTLYGQALKHNTEFFIEYFALDLLMKDGECKGLIAWNLNDGTIHRFRAHSTIIATGGYGKAYYSATSAHTCTGDGNAMVLRAGLPLQDMEFVQFHPTGIYGHGTLISEGVRGEGGYLVNSKGERFMERYAPKAKDLASRDVVSRSMSIEINEGRGVGKEQDHVHLHLSHLDKSIIESRLPGITEAARLFANVDVTKEPIPVVPTVHYNMGGIPTNYKAEVLSGNDSETVPGLMAIGEAACVSVHGANRLGSNSLIDLVVFGRAAAKRAAEIVKPGTPHEDIGETETKKCLERFDKLRNSSGENSTAELRLSMQKTMQSKCAVFRTQKTLKEGVDNIRKAYDGMESISVKDKSLVFNTDLVETLEFDNLIRQAITTVDSAYNRQESRGAHAREDFPKRDDEKFMQHTIAWCNGKDTKIGYRPVTKTTLTNEVQYFPPQERVY; from the coding sequence ATGAGTTCATATAAAATAATAGACCATGAATACGATGTTGTCGTGCTTGGTGCCGGAGGATCAGGCCTAAGAGCTGCTGTTGGTTTAAGTGAAGCAGGATTAAAAACTGCCTGTATTTCAAAAGTATTTCCAACAAGAAGTCATACCTCTGCTGCTCAAGGAGGAATTTCTGCATCTTTAGGGAACATGGGTGAAGATGATTGGCGTTGGCATATGTATGACACTGTTAAAGGTGCTGACTGGTTAGGTGACCAAGACAGTATTGAGTATCTTTGTAAAGAAGCTCCAGCAGCTGTTATAGAATTAGAAAAATATGGAGTACCATTTAGTAGAACTGATGATGGTAAAATTTATCAAAGACCTTTTGGTGGAATGACAAAAAATTATGGTAATGGTATTGTTCAAAGAACATGCGCAGCCGCAGATAGAACTGGACACGCAATACTTCATACCCTTTATGGACAAGCTTTAAAGCATAATACTGAATTTTTTATTGAATACTTTGCTCTAGATTTATTAATGAAAGATGGTGAGTGCAAAGGTCTTATTGCTTGGAATTTAAATGATGGAACAATTCATAGATTTAGAGCTCACAGTACAATAATTGCAACAGGTGGTTATGGAAAAGCTTATTACTCAGCAACTTCAGCACACACTTGTACAGGTGATGGAAATGCTATGGTTTTAAGAGCGGGTTTACCATTACAAGATATGGAGTTTGTACAATTTCACCCAACAGGAATTTATGGACATGGAACTTTAATTTCTGAAGGTGTCAGAGGTGAAGGTGGATATTTAGTTAATTCAAAAGGAGAAAGATTTATGGAGCGATATGCTCCAAAAGCAAAAGATTTAGCATCTAGAGATGTTGTAAGTAGATCAATGTCGATTGAAATTAACGAAGGTAGAGGAGTTGGTAAGGAGCAAGATCATGTTCATTTACACTTAAGTCATTTAGATAAAAGTATTATTGAAAGTAGACTTCCAGGAATAACTGAAGCAGCAAGATTATTTGCAAATGTTGATGTAACTAAAGAGCCAATACCAGTCGTTCCTACCGTTCATTATAATATGGGAGGCATTCCAACAAATTATAAAGCCGAAGTATTATCAGGAAATGATTCTGAAACGGTTCCAGGATTAATGGCAATTGGTGAGGCTGCCTGCGTTTCTGTTCATGGGGCGAATAGATTGGGGTCTAATTCTTTAATTGATTTAGTTGTATTTGGAAGGGCAGCAGCCAAGAGAGCTGCTGAAATTGTAAAACCAGGAACTCCACATGAGGATATAGGAGAGACCGAAACAAAAAAATGCTTAGAAAGATTTGATAAATTAAGAAACTCTAGTGGTGAAAATAGCACTGCAGAGCTTAGACTTTCAATGCAAAAAACCATGCAATCTAAGTGTGCTGTTTTTAGAACCCAAAAAACTCTTAAAGAGGGTGTTGATAATATTAGAAAAGCATACGATGGAATGGAATCAATTTCTGTAAAGGATAAGTCACTTGTCTTTAACACTGATTTAGTGGAAACATTGGAGTTTGATAACTTGATAAGACAAGCAATTACAACAGTGGACTCTGCTTATAATAGACAAGAGAGCAGAGGTGCACACGCAAGAGAAGATTTCCCAAAAAGAGATGATGAAAAATTTATGCAACACACTATTGCTTGGTGTAATGGAAAAGATACAAAAATTGGTTATAGGCCAGTTACAAAAACAACTTTAACAAATGAAGTTCAATACTTTCCACCACAAGAAAGAGTTTACTAG
- a CDS encoding succinate dehydrogenase iron-sulfur subunit has protein sequence MVQINLPKNSEVEKGIYYQDKTGSKNIRKVNVYRWNPSDEENPRVDTYEVDMDNCPSKVLDILNKIKNEIDPSLAYRRSCAHGVCGSCAMNMDGKNGLACTKPHSEIEGDINIYPLPHLKVKKDLIGDLSGLYKQYESIEPWLKTNTKVETTEIKQSQEDRKKLDGAYECIMCACCSTSCPSYWWNGDKYLGPAVLLQAYRWIVDSRDDEKKARLKKVADELKLYRCHTIMNCTSACPKGLNPAKAIAELKKMLATS, from the coding sequence GTGGTTCAAATAAATTTACCTAAAAATTCAGAAGTTGAAAAAGGTATCTATTATCAAGATAAAACTGGATCAAAAAATATCAGAAAAGTAAATGTTTATAGATGGAACCCTTCAGATGAAGAAAATCCTAGAGTAGATACTTATGAGGTAGATATGGATAATTGTCCCTCAAAAGTACTAGATATTTTAAATAAAATTAAAAATGAAATTGATCCATCATTAGCTTACAGAAGATCTTGTGCGCATGGTGTTTGTGGATCATGTGCAATGAATATGGATGGGAAAAATGGTTTAGCATGCACGAAGCCTCATTCAGAAATTGAAGGAGATATAAATATTTATCCACTACCTCATTTAAAAGTTAAAAAAGATTTAATTGGAGACTTGAGCGGATTGTATAAACAATATGAATCAATTGAGCCTTGGTTGAAAACAAATACAAAAGTTGAAACTACAGAAATTAAACAATCTCAAGAAGACAGAAAAAAATTAGATGGTGCATATGAATGCATCATGTGTGCTTGCTGTTCAACATCTTGCCCAAGTTATTGGTGGAATGGTGATAAATATTTAGGTCCTGCTGTTTTGCTTCAAGCTTATAGATGGATAGTTGATAGTAGAGACGATGAAAAAAAAGCAAGATTAAAAAAAGTAGCTGATGAGCTTAAATTATATAGGTGTCATACTATTATGAATTGTA